One bacterium genomic window, CGTCGAACCTTCCTCTTGAGTCCGCACATCGCCAAGCGGCGAGCAGGACGTCTGCCATCAAAGGGTCTGTGACTAGGGTAGGTGCAGTCTCATTGGGTTCAAGAGCCATGTGACCTAGTCGAGTACGCTTCAGGTACGCCTCCCCCAGAAGGTAGTCCACAGCTTGATCGAATTGAGCCTCGGAGTGCTGGAAGCGGAGTGCGCTGCGAACGCTGGCTGTGGCTATACCGTTTCGTCTCCTTGAGGAAGGTAATCTCCTCAGTCTGTCGACGATGACATACAGCACTAGGGCTGCGGTTTCATCCATGGCATACTTCCTCGGAGGCACATCTCGTCTAAGAAACTCGAGGTCGGCCCACAAACCGGGCTGGTGTTGGTCAATTAGCCGAACCAAGGCTTCGCCGTCTAGTACATGTGTATTTGCGCGCAAGCTGGGCGCGGCGATGATTTCATCTAGCTTGCCGATCGCGGCTGCGGTGATCTCTGACGTTGTCACAACTACCACTTGGTTCAGGAACACGGTGTCAGTACTGCCGCCGGGCTGGTGCACTCTGGCGAATGCCTCCATTACCTGCTTCGCAACTGTCAATATGCTGTTCGGACCGACCACGGTGCCTACGATGACCCCCGTCCTGGCGATGACCCCGACCCACGCGTGGTGTCCGAACGGGGACGAGGTACGACAGAGCAGATCAACTCCACGTTCGTCGGCTCCATGGACGTCCCACACAGAGTCGCAGAAGCTGCCAAACAGCTTGGCCAGCACGCTCTTTCTGAGCAAGGCTTCGGAGGTGATCGCTAGGAGAGTGGCCAACTTGTCACTGGGAGTGCGCGATCGCGCAGGGAGGGGACTGGAGAAGCCCGGCCCAGCTGCGTCTGCTCGCTCGGACACCAACTGCGCCGATAAGACGGGGGTGTCTGCAAAGTCCCCCTTCCGCGTCAGTGCCTCCAAGGCAACGCGAACGCGTGGCGGCTTGGGTGTGATTGGTCCGAGCGGTGACATCGGCGTCTCAGGCTGATTTGTGATGCGGCGATAGAGGCGGTCATAGCCCTCATGTCTGGTTAGCGAGTACCACTGGGCTCCACTCAGGATATCGGGTATGCACGCGAGGTCTGCGTCTCGGAACACGACTGGCACGAACTTGTCATTCTTGCCCTCAGCGTCATATATCTCCTGCGAGATAATTGCGCCTTCCCACTTCGCGCCCTTGCCGACGCCTGCCTTCTCCCTCAGCTCGAATCTCTCCAGATAATCCCTAGTGCAGATAACAATGACGAAGTCTGCGTCTCGTATCTGACGCTCGCACCACCGAGGCCAGCCCTCCGGGGGGGCCGGTTCGTACTGGTCTATCCGGCAGTCGACTCCCTCACGACGCAGTTGCTCTGAGAGAGCCCACACTAGTTCTAGATGTTCGGGCGAATCATGGCTGTAGCTGACGAAGACGCGTCGCGGCCGCGGGACTGCGCGGGATTCGACTGCCTTCATGCGGTTTTCGTCTGCCCGAGCGTGTTGCCTCGCCAAATCGATAAAGGACTAGATGGACAACGCGCTGTGGGTCGTGACATGTCAAATGGGCAAGCGGAATTGGAACGTGACCCCGAAGCCCCTACCCCACACGCTTCTGACTGGGAACCGAGAGAAGCAGCCCTCCTTCTACCCAAGCGTCGCTACGGGGTTTCTAGGTCACTCTGGGGACTTGCTGGACCCGCTGTCGGGTAGTCGAAGGACACCTTGTCCTCTCCGATTTTGATCTCTGTTCCCGAGCTGACGGCGACCTCGAAATCATCGTATCCTCTCAACATCTGCTGAGCCTGGCCGGTGACAGGGCCTGTGTCGCATTTGTAGGCGACCACAATGCCTATGTGCATTCGTGACATTCTCTGGAGCTTGTCGGTCACGTCCGTAAGCTCCGTTTCTGTGCGTTCGGCCAAGTACGAGCCCTTCCTGTGCTCAGACAGGCCGCGCTTTACGGCTTCCCTCCTACCTTCGAGGTCTAAGCGAGCACGAGAGGCTCGATAGGCAAGTACTGGTATGTCCTCCAAGATGGACGACAGTTGTGAGGCCTTGTCCACTTTCGCGACAAACGCGTATCCCTTCTGATGGACGCCCGAGTCGAAGCCGACAAAGCCCGTATCAGCGATGACGTCGTCTAGGAACCACTGGCTGTCCTTCGGTGTGAATCCGGCCAGCTCCAAGCAGCGCATCACCCTGCGGTCCGACCACTGGTTCTGATCGCCCACTGCTGGCTTGCCTTCGGCTAACCGCATGGCGTCCTTGATCGCCCTGTTCAACTCTGAAGCCATGTTGGCAGGTGTATACTTCACGGTGTCATAGCTCTGGATGTTGAAAGCCAGGGTCAAGTTCTCCTTCTGCAGAGGTATGATGTGCTTGTTCATCGCAGTCATGAGTCCGTACTCGTAGTAGACATTGGGGTTCGGCACAGACGTCGTACCGACGATGTTGTCGTCAAGTATGACGAGGCAGAACCGTGACTCGATGATTCTTCCGCATATCTTGGTGCAGAATATGTCCTGCCCGTAGGCTCGCTCTCTGACGGCGATGACGGGCTCAACGCCCTGTTTTGTCAGCTTCTCAGAGATCAGCTCCAGGAGTGGATCAAGCTCTGGCTCAGAAGGAGAGGCAATGAAACAGGACTTCGATGCGCCATACAACTTGCCGCATGGGTGGTTCTTGCGAATGAAGCACCACGCATTTGGTCCAAAGGAAGGGGGGCTCGGAGACTCCCACGAATAGGCATATCGCCGGTCCCGACTGAAGGACTTCCAACTCACGGCCACCTCCTTGCGGACGATTCTGACGAGATAAATGCACTTCCCAGGCTTCGAACGTACGTCATTGGAGGAAGAGGCTCGGCTTCCACTCGTCTAGGATAGGTCAGTTACAGCCACTGTCAAGCAACGGCGCGGGCAGCGTTCAGTCGAGTTCGCTCTTGCGTTCCATGTCGGCGAACAGGGCGATGACTGCCTGCTTCATTTTGGTGAACGGCTCGGGCAGGAGCCCGTGCTCAGCGGCCCAGTTGTCGAGCTTGGCTATTGCTTTGGCGCGCCAGACCGGCCGGGCTTTGCGCGTGCGGCGCAGGGCGCCGAAGACTCTGCTGCCGTATGCACGGAGGTACGTCGCCAGCGGGTCTTTCCAGCCAAGCCGTGACTCGTTCATAACTTCGTTGAACGTCCGATGTAATCTGCGCTCCCACGCTTCGGCCCTGGCGCGCTTCAGCGCCTGCCGCACTCGCTTCTCGATGTCCTGCTCGGTCCGAACATGCTGACCGGCCTTCAGCCTGAGGCCGATGTCATAGTTCTCTGCCCGATCCTGCTGAAGAGGCGGCAACTCCGCGGTCGCATCCAGCAACGCCTGCTTCGCACGCTGTTCGAGAATCGTCGGCCGCGAGGCGTACTCGTCGAGCACGTCCAGGACTGCGCCGAGGTTCTTGCCACAGACCCGCAGGTAGTCGAGAATGAAGGATAGTGATTGCTGGCCGGCCTTGCCCCGCTCGAACCGGCTCACTGCCTGCTGCCATCCGCGATTGGTGCCGCCCAACCGGGCGGCCAGTTGCACCTGGGTCAGACCGGCCTCACGCCGAATCTGGGCTAGCCTCCGGCCAAGCACCCGGCACAACTCGTCCAGCTCAGAGTCACCGTTTTCCATGGTCTCGCCGATAGGAGAATACTACAAATGGAGCTCTAGCTCATCAAGCCCTTTCGCATCCTAACTTCGTCACTAACAATTAGTTATTAGACCTTACTGAATTTCCCCCATCCCGTCTCACCCACTCTTTGGCAAGCTCTCTCCCAAGCTCTTTGGTAAGGCCTCTGCCAAGCTCTCTGGCAAGGTCTCTGCCAAGCTCTCCGGCAAGGTCTCTGCCAAGCTCTCTACCAAGGTCTTTCCCAAGCTCACTGGTAAGGTCTCTGCCAAGCTCCTTGGCAAGGTCTCTGCGAAGCTCTCTGCCAAGGTCTCTGGCAAGGACTCCCCCAGGCTCTTTGGTAGGGTCTCTGCCAAGCTCCCTGGCAAGGTCTCTCCTAAGCTCTCTGCCAGGCTCTCTGGTAAGGTCTCTCCCAAGCTCTCTGGCAAGCTCATTCCCAAGTTCCCTGCCAAGCTCCTTCCCCAACTCCGTGACAAGCTCTTTCGCTCGCGCTCGGAAGTTGTTGCCTCAGCGCAGCAGAAGGCGGGCGCCGGTCAGCGTCGGCTGTTGATGACTACGACCTTGCCGAGTTCACGGCTGCCGCGGGGACTCGCGACTGAATAGCAGTAGATGCGGCTTGGCAATCCAGCGACGTTCGACCTGCAGGGAGTCGAGGCATTGACCGCACGCGGGAATATGGCTATCATCTGGCCAGAATGAATTACCGCGTCGCTTTCGCGCCGGAGGCGGTCAAGGACTTTCGCAACCTGTCGGCCAACACGCGGGCGGAAGTCAGGGACGCGGTCAACCGACACCTGATGCATGAGCCGACGCGGCTGAGCCGAAGCCGCATCAAGCGACTGCGGGGCACCCGCAAGCCTCAGTATCGCCTGCGCGTCGGCGATGTCCGCGTCTTCTACGACGTACATGCGGACCGCGTGGAAGTGCTGGCTATCGTTGAGAAATCGAAAGCTGCGGAATGGCTTGAGAGAACTGGAGAATTCGATGAGGAAAGTAGCGCTGGCTGAAGTGAGGGATCACCTCTCGGAATACCTGAATGAGGCAGCCGAAGAGGAAGTCGTCATCACTCGGCATGGCCGACCCGCAGGCGTGCTGATTGGCTTTGCCGACGAGGATGATTGGTTCGACTACCGGCTGGAGAATGACCCGCGTTTCGTCGCGCGCATCGCCGAGGCGCGGGCAAGTCTGAGGGCCGGGAAGGCCGTCCCGTGGGAAGACGTGCAGACAGAGGTCGGGACGGAGCCGGCTGAGTTCGTCGTCGCGGACCGGCCGGCTCGACGGCGCTCGCGCCGAAGCTAGCCGCCGAACGGGCCTTAACGGTTCACGACTACGACCTTGCCAAGGTCGCGGTTGCCGTTGGGACTCGCGACCGAGTAGCAGTAGACGCCACTCGGCACATGTGAGACATTCCATCGCCACACGGCAGAATTGACTCGCTTGCTGTCCTGAACCAGACGGCCGGTGTTGTCGCGCACCACGACCCGGCTGCCGGGGACAAGGCGCTCGAAGACCATGTTCTGTCCCTGTCGGAACGCGAGCACACCCGCGTGGCTTCGCCCTGACTTGCGTTCGCTGCTGACGCCGGTCGCGGTCGAGCCTATCCTGAGTCCCGCGCCGAAGCTCGTGACCCACAGAGCACTAGTGTCGTATGGGCTGTAGAAGACCCGTTCCGGATGGCGGAACGGATAGCTATTTGCCAGGCCGAACGTAGGATTCCCGGAACGCAGGTTCTGGCAGTACCAGAGCCCGTTGACCTCGGTTGTCAGATACATCTCATTGGAATCGCGCGGACTCACGGTGCAGGAGCCGACGCGGTCGAGGCTGTTGATGCGGGTCCAGTTCGAGCCGCGGTCAGTGGTTCGGTACAGGCCGCCGAGACCGTTTGGCGGTCCGCCCCAGCCGCTGAACACGCAGCCGTACCAAGTGTTCTGGAGACTGTCATACGGGTCTACGACAAGGTCCATTGTCCAATAGTCCATGCCTGCGGCAGACTTGTCCTGCCAGGTCTGGCCCGAGTCGGTGCTCGCGAAGACGCCGGAACTGGCGGTGAAGTGGGAACTCGAATCGATGCGGCCCGAGTATGAAGCGAGTACGGTGCCGTCGTTGAGCACGCGGATGTTGAACGGATGCCCCTGCGTGCGCGGGGGCGCTGTGCAGTGGGTCCAGCTTGAGGTCGCGCCGTTCTGAAGGTCGTTGGTGACCCAGATGCCGCCCTGCCCGTTGTTGTGGTTGGCAACCGCCGCATACATCCGGTTCGGCCGATTGGGGTCGAGTTCAATCCAGATAACCGGCTTGGCGAAGTTGTGAAGCGTATTCCAGCTCGCGCCGCGGTCGGTCGAGAACTTGACGTTACCGTTGCCACCATCAATCCGCGCGTCAGTCAGGTACGTGCTCTGGTAGAGGTCGTGCACCGAAGAGATGGCCGCATAGAGCACGTGGGTCTGGGGATGCTCGACGAGGCGGTAGACAGAGTTCAGGTTGAGGTTCGGGATGATGGCCCACGTCATGCCTGCGTCGGTGGAGTGGATGCCGTTGATGTCAGTGGACCCGACGAACACGCTATCCTGATTGAGCCAGAGCACGTCCCAGCAGGAAGTGTTCTCAAGGCCTACGCCTTGATAGAACCGGCCGGGCGTGATGTTGCTGCCCTTTGAGTTCTGGGTCGCGGCAGACACGTAGCACTGACGCCAGTTCTGTCCGTCGTCGGACGAAAGGTGGATGAACCCGTAGTCACTGAATGCTAGCAGACTCGGATTGTTGGCCGCAACTGAGAAGCCCATGGCGCACTCGGCGTATCCCCAGCCTCGGTCCCCGCCAGAGCCGCACCAGCCGGTGTAGATATTCTGGTTGCCCGCAGCCAAGAGAGTCTCGACCCAGGTGTCGCCGGCGGTCGTTGTCTTGAAGACAGTCGGGGCACCGGCAGAGCCGCTACCCGCCAGATAGGCCGTGCTCGTGTCGTTCTGAGCCATCGCGACGAAGAACGGATAGTCAGTGCCAATCTGGATGCCCTTCTCCTTCAGGGTCCAAGTGAAGGAAAGGGGTCGAGGATTCAAGGATTCAAGGATTCCAGCGCCCGACACTGGACCACTAGTCCACTGGACCACTTGACCACTCGTTGAGTAGATTCCCTTCGCGATATTCCAGTAGTCACTCCCGAAGATCCCCACATAGATGTTCGCCGTATCGGCCGCCACTCCGTAGAACCTGACCGTCCCGCCCTGTTTCGCTCCGGCGAAGGAAAGCATTCCCTGGCCTGCGGGCAGGCCGGTGTATGACTGCATGTTGAACGTGCTGCCGCCGTCGGTGGAAACCAATAACCCGGCGTTGGTGCCGACGTAGATGTTGGGCAGATCCCAGAACGTGCCCGCGATGTAGGCCCCGCCAAGCATCGGGCTTGTGTACTTCAGGGCGAAGCTGCTGCCACCGTTGGACGAGTAGTAGAGGTGAGTGTAATCGACGACGAGCAGATTGGTCGTGTGGTTCGGGTCGACCGCCATCTCCCAGCACGCGCCACCGGTCGGGTCGCCTATAAGTGCCGACCAAGAAGTGCCGCCGTCGGTCGTCTTGACCGGCGTCATGCCGTCGTTCGTGTAGTCCACGCTGTACCGCACCTGCGGGTCAGATGTGAACTGGACCCCGACGTGATTGCCGCCCTGAATCACGCTGAAGTGCTCGATGTTCCAGGTGTGGCCGGTGTCGACCGAATGGAAAAGCTCGCTCATGTCGCAGCCCGCGTACATCTCCGCGGGATTGGACGGGTTGAATACGGGGTTGTAAAGCGCGCCACCGCCGCCGATACCTCTGGACGCCCAGTTGGCCGGCTGGGCCAGCGCCGCGGCACCAAACGCCAGAACCGTCGCAAGCACTCTCAATCGCATCTCACTTCCTCCTGTCCGTACTGAATGACACGTGCCGGAGATTCTCACCAGAGGGAAGATTCTAAGCCGAGCGCCTTGACGGTCAAGCGCCGGGTGCGCCTGCGTTGACTTCGTTCCAGAGCCGCATATGCTGGCCCCATGGAAAACGCTGGAGCAACGGTCATGGAACAGCAATCGTTCCGGGTCTACGGCTATCGGTGGATCGTTCTGCTGAGCTTCATGTTCATCGTGGGCATGAACCAATTGCTCTGGATAACATTCGCGCCGATAACCGGCGCCGCCGCTCAGTTCTACCATACAACCGACCTCGTCATCGGACTGCTCTCCATGAGCTTCATGGCGGTCTACATTGTGCTTGTCATTCCTTCAGCCTGGATGATAGACACGCTCGGATTCCGCACCGCGGTCGGCATCGGCGCCATCCTGACCGCGATCTTCGCGTTGACGCGCGGCCTTTTCGCGACCAGCTTCCCCCTGGTTCTCGTCTCCCAAATCGGCATCGCGATGGGCCAGCCGCTCGTGGTAGGAGCCGTAACCAAGGTCGCCGCCACGTGGTTTCCGGTCAAGGAACGCGCCACCGCCTCCGGGCTCGGAACTCTCGCTGTCTACCTCGGCGTCCTTGTCGGCATGCTCATCACGCCCGCGCTCGCGGTCAGGTACGGCATGGCGTCGATGCTCCTCATCTACGGAATCGTCACGGTCGTCTCCGCGCTGTGCTTCTTCATCTTCGCCAAAGGGAAGCCGGCAACGCCGCCCTGCCCGGCCGGCCATGACGTCCGAGTGCTGATGTTCGACGGGCTGAAACAGATGCTGCGCCAGCGAGACTTCCTGCTGCTGCTCGCGATTTTCTTCGTCGGC contains:
- a CDS encoding type II toxin-antitoxin system RelE/ParE family toxin gives rise to the protein MNYRVAFAPEAVKDFRNLSANTRAEVRDAVNRHLMHEPTRLSRSRIKRLRGTRKPQYRLRVGDVRVFYDVHADRVEVLAIVEKSKAAEWLERTGEFDEESSAG
- a CDS encoding MFS transporter, which codes for MENAGATVMEQQSFRVYGYRWIVLLSFMFIVGMNQLLWITFAPITGAAAQFYHTTDLVIGLLSMSFMAVYIVLVIPSAWMIDTLGFRTAVGIGAILTAIFALTRGLFATSFPLVLVSQIGIAMGQPLVVGAVTKVAATWFPVKERATASGLGTLAVYLGVLVGMLITPALAVRYGMASMLLIYGIVTVVSALCFFIFAKGKPATPPCPAGHDVRVLMFDGLKQMLRQRDFLLLLAIFFVGLGMFNGVSTWIEDIVRPRGFSISQAGLLGGLMLIGGIIGAVILPILSDKARRRKPYIILSLCGLIPGLAGMAFATSYWLLLISGFLFGFFLLSSGPIGFQFGAELTHPAPEGTSNSLLLLMGQVSGLIFIFGMDALKSPATGAMTGSLLALLGLTVLCVLLATFIKERPLTC
- a CDS encoding type II toxin-antitoxin system Phd/YefM family antitoxin, coding for MRKVALAEVRDHLSEYLNEAAEEEVVITRHGRPAGVLIGFADEDDWFDYRLENDPRFVARIAEARASLRAGKAVPWEDVQTEVGTEPAEFVVADRPARRRSRRS
- a CDS encoding helix-turn-helix domain-containing protein encodes the protein MENGDSELDELCRVLGRRLAQIRREAGLTQVQLAARLGGTNRGWQQAVSRFERGKAGQQSLSFILDYLRVCGKNLGAVLDVLDEYASRPTILEQRAKQALLDATAELPPLQQDRAENYDIGLRLKAGQHVRTEQDIEKRVRQALKRARAEAWERRLHRTFNEVMNESRLGWKDPLATYLRAYGSRVFGALRRTRKARPVWRAKAIAKLDNWAAEHGLLPEPFTKMKQAVIALFADMERKSELD
- a CDS encoding TIR domain-containing protein — its product is MKAVESRAVPRPRRVFVSYSHDSPEHLELVWALSEQLRREGVDCRIDQYEPAPPEGWPRWCERQIRDADFVIVICTRDYLERFELREKAGVGKGAKWEGAIISQEIYDAEGKNDKFVPVVFRDADLACIPDILSGAQWYSLTRHEGYDRLYRRITNQPETPMSPLGPITPKPPRVRVALEALTRKGDFADTPVLSAQLVSERADAAGPGFSSPLPARSRTPSDKLATLLAITSEALLRKSVLAKLFGSFCDSVWDVHGADERGVDLLCRTSSPFGHHAWVGVIARTGVIVGTVVGPNSILTVAKQVMEAFARVHQPGGSTDTVFLNQVVVVTTSEITAAAIGKLDEIIAAPSLRANTHVLDGEALVRLIDQHQPGLWADLEFLRRDVPPRKYAMDETAALVLYVIVDRLRRLPSSRRRNGIATASVRSALRFQHSEAQFDQAVDYLLGEAYLKRTRLGHMALEPNETAPTLVTDPLMADVLLAAWRCADSRGRFDERHLRQALGRARTKRPGIRFARPFLDALIRMSYIARDTKRGITNYVLNIRTLSEELPYLRLLVKHRFE